The Paenibacillus sophorae genome has a segment encoding these proteins:
- a CDS encoding type II toxin-antitoxin system death-on-curing family toxin, with protein sequence MTIFLTKEEIVAAHCYMIRKMNDADQAGIKDHALLDSAVHKPEQSLFGEDAYPSLFEKAAALLESLVKNHSFHNGNKRTAYLAVKSFLMVNGYHLKMVRLFAVEFIVDIAKDGYSFEQIASILREHSVRK encoded by the coding sequence ATGACTATTTTTTTGACAAAAGAAGAAATCGTTGCAGCCCACTGTTATATGATAAGAAAAATGAATGACGCGGATCAGGCAGGCATTAAAGATCATGCCTTACTTGACTCTGCTGTACATAAACCTGAGCAAAGTTTGTTTGGTGAAGATGCTTACCCGTCATTGTTTGAAAAAGCGGCCGCTCTATTGGAATCCTTAGTTAAAAATCATAGTTTTCATAATGGGAATAAGCGAACGGCTTATCTTGCAGTTAAGTCTTTTTTGATGGTAAATGGATATCATTTAAAGATGGTGCGTTTATTTGCAGTTGAGTTCATAGTGGATATTGCCAAAGACGGGTATTCATTCGAGCAGATAGCCAGTATTCTCCGTGAGCATTCGGTTCGAAAATAA
- a CDS encoding alpha/beta fold hydrolase → MSVKHRYAAVDGINIFYREAGNEEHPTILLLHGFPSSSHMYRNLIVQLADQYHIVAPDYPGFGNSDQPSMSEFEYTFDNLAKLINSFVEQLGLEKYSIYVHDYGAPVGFRLAVMHPERIEAIISQNGNAYEEGLLSAWDPIRAYWQAPADETNRNNILGLLTPEITKYQYVNGTQNPEVISPDTWNVDQFVLDRPGNSDIQLALFYDYQNNLKQYPSWHEFFRTYQPPALVAWGKNDIFFGPDGALAYQNDLDDVEVHLLNTGHFPLEEDLDDSVSLIKNFLANRFNK, encoded by the coding sequence ATGAGTGTTAAACACAGGTATGCAGCGGTTGATGGCATCAATATTTTTTATCGTGAGGCTGGAAATGAGGAGCATCCGACGATTCTTCTGCTACACGGCTTTCCTTCATCGTCCCACATGTACCGTAACTTGATTGTGCAGCTGGCGGATCAATACCACATCGTCGCCCCCGACTATCCCGGCTTTGGCAACAGCGATCAGCCGTCCATGTCCGAGTTTGAATACACCTTTGATAATCTTGCGAAATTGATAAATTCCTTTGTAGAACAGCTCGGATTGGAAAAATACAGCATCTACGTTCACGACTACGGCGCGCCTGTCGGCTTTCGGCTCGCGGTGATGCATCCGGAGCGAATCGAGGCCATCATCTCGCAAAACGGCAACGCCTATGAAGAAGGGCTCTTGTCCGCATGGGACCCAATCCGGGCTTACTGGCAGGCTCCCGCGGATGAGACGAATCGAAACAACATCCTCGGCTTGCTGACGCCTGAAATCACGAAGTATCAATATGTGAACGGCACCCAGAACCCTGAGGTGATCAGCCCGGATACCTGGAATGTGGATCAATTCGTGCTGGATCGCCCCGGCAACAGCGACATCCAGCTGGCGCTCTTTTATGATTACCAGAACAATTTGAAGCAGTATCCGAGCTGGCATGAATTTTTCCGTACCTATCAACCGCCGGCGCTGGTGGCGTGGGGGAAAAATGATATTTTCTTCGGTCCGGACGGCGCGCTCGCTTACCAAAACGACTTGGACGATGTTGAAGTTCATCTGCTCAATACCGGGCATTTTCCGCTCGAAGAGGATTTGGATGACAGCGTCAGCTTGATCAAAAACTTTTTGGCAAACCGATTTAATAAATAA
- a CDS encoding S8 family peptidase translates to MEQRKIKLFPYRVEAQVEQVSEIPKGIEMIQAPAVWSQTKGKGITVAILDTGCEVSHPDLKGRVAGGRNFTDDDNGNPDVFVDYNGHGTHVAGTIAAVSNNTGVVGVAPEANLLILKVLNKDGSGQYEWIINGINYAVEQKADIISMSLGGPEDVPEMHEAIKRAVAANILVICAAGNEGDGNFATDEFGYPGSYNEVISVGAVDLQRHSTNFTNSNNEVDLVAPGAGILSTYLNKSYATLSGTSMATPHVSGAMALVKLIANESFGRDLTEQELYAQLIKRTIPLGNSPRLEGNGLLYLTAQEELAKVFTPAVVAKVLSQ, encoded by the coding sequence ATGGAACAGCGGAAAATCAAGCTTTTTCCTTATCGGGTCGAAGCGCAGGTTGAGCAGGTGAGCGAAATTCCGAAAGGCATCGAGATGATTCAGGCGCCGGCGGTGTGGAGTCAGACAAAGGGCAAAGGCATCACGGTAGCCATTCTGGATACGGGGTGCGAGGTCTCGCATCCGGATTTGAAGGGACGAGTTGCAGGCGGGCGGAATTTTACGGATGATGACAACGGCAACCCGGATGTATTCGTGGATTACAACGGGCACGGCACGCATGTAGCTGGCACGATTGCGGCGGTAAGCAACAATACCGGTGTGGTCGGTGTGGCGCCGGAGGCGAATCTGCTGATCCTGAAGGTGCTGAACAAGGACGGCTCAGGCCAATATGAGTGGATTATTAACGGCATCAATTACGCTGTTGAGCAAAAAGCGGATATTATCTCCATGTCGCTCGGCGGACCGGAGGATGTGCCGGAGATGCATGAAGCGATCAAGCGGGCGGTGGCGGCGAATATCCTTGTTATCTGCGCGGCGGGCAACGAAGGCGACGGTAATTTCGCAACCGACGAATTCGGCTATCCCGGCTCCTATAACGAAGTCATTAGCGTGGGCGCCGTCGATTTGCAGCGGCACTCGACCAATTTTACCAATTCGAACAATGAAGTGGACCTTGTCGCGCCGGGCGCAGGAATTCTGTCAACGTACCTGAATAAAAGCTACGCGACGCTCAGCGGCACCTCCATGGCAACGCCGCACGTATCGGGTGCGATGGCGCTGGTCAAGCTGATCGCGAACGAAAGCTTCGGACGCGACTTGACAGAGCAGGAGCTGTACGCGCAGCTGATCAAGCGGACCATCCCACTCGGCAACTCGCCGCGGCTGGAGGGCAACGGACTGCTGTACTTAACGGCTCAGGAGGAACTGGCCAAAGTCTTTACGCCTGCTGTCGTGGCTAAGGTGCTAAGTCAATGA
- a CDS encoding helix-turn-helix domain-containing protein, whose amino-acid sequence MRIVKDKKQKVNQAHKISLRELSRLSDVRHAALSELANGKRESISFSHIERIAQALGIRDIREIIDLVDDREVRSKVKEITD is encoded by the coding sequence ATACGTATAGTTAAAGATAAAAAACAAAAAGTTAACCAAGCACATAAAATTTCCTTGCGGGAGTTATCCAGACTCTCCGACGTCCGACATGCCGCATTAAGCGAACTGGCTAATGGAAAAAGAGAAAGTATTAGCTTCAGTCATATTGAAAGAATTGCGCAAGCATTAGGCATCCGGGATATTCGCGAAATTATTGATTTGGTGGATGATCGAGAAGTAAGAAGTAAAGTAAAAGAGATCACCGATTAA
- a CDS encoding DUF6809 family protein, with amino-acid sequence MRSLLESLYYGSLIPDERVVSNDPKYRSLSRQISESMEAWKKKLSEDDFKDLEALADMYHQVQGMDMAASFTCGFKLGAAMMIEVLTGSNDPPR; translated from the coding sequence ATGAGAAGCTTACTGGAATCACTGTATTACGGCAGTCTAATTCCCGATGAGAGGGTTGTTTCCAATGACCCGAAATATCGCTCTTTAAGCAGGCAGATATCCGAATCCATGGAAGCTTGGAAAAAGAAGCTTTCCGAAGACGATTTTAAAGACCTTGAGGCTTTGGCTGATATGTACCACCAGGTTCAAGGAATGGACATGGCCGCTTCGTTTACGTGCGGGTTTAAGCTTGGAGCGGCGATGATGATTGAAGTCTTAACTGGGTCTAATGATCCGCCTCGGTGA
- a CDS encoding SDR family oxidoreductase, protein MEYAANGIRVNAVSPGVIKTPMHPVETHDFLNKLHPVGRMGEVQEIVEAILYLESASFVTGEILHVDGGQNAGHW, encoded by the coding sequence ATCGAGTATGCGGCTAATGGCATTCGTGTAAATGCGGTCTCGCCGGGGGTCATCAAAACGCCGATGCATCCGGTGGAAACTCATGATTTTCTGAATAAGCTGCATCCTGTGGGCCGCATGGGCGAGGTTCAAGAGATCGTTGAAGCGATCCTGTATCTGGAATCGGCCAGCTTCGTGACCGGAGAGATTCTTCACGTCGATGGCGGCCAAAACGCCGGCCACTGGTGA
- a CDS encoding AbrB/MazE/SpoVT family DNA-binding domain-containing protein — translation MNGAIKLSQEKSVTKRYSRKIGRMGNSLGVSLPKSLADKMNVVQGDEIEFIETADGEVLLRKVRHVELPEHVRPEVLEAFYDIFEEDRQIFDDLRDR, via the coding sequence ATGAATGGAGCGATCAAATTGAGTCAGGAGAAATCGGTAACGAAACGTTACTCCAGAAAAATAGGTCGAATGGGAAATAGCCTTGGTGTGAGTCTGCCTAAAAGTCTTGCCGACAAAATGAATGTGGTGCAAGGCGATGAGATCGAGTTTATTGAGACTGCCGATGGTGAGGTTTTACTGAGAAAAGTCCGTCATGTGGAGCTGCCTGAACATGTCCGTCCTGAGGTACTCGAGGCATTCTACGATATTTTTGAAGAAGATAGACAAATATTTGACGATCTAAGGGACCGGTAA
- a CDS encoding TetR/AcrR family transcriptional regulator — MRKSKKEHILQVASDLFNKQGIRATGVDQVVAESQVAKMTLYNHFPSKEELVLAYLMRQDEQWREWFERNVNKRGSTPVEKLLAVFDVLGEWFVEPNFNGCAFIKTASEYAEHSHPYYEAAQQYKTYLRVFIASLVKQAGAAKPEALTNGLYLLVEGAITIAMLQTDLHPAQHARETAQLLIEHLV, encoded by the coding sequence ATGAGAAAAAGCAAAAAAGAACATATTCTCCAAGTTGCCTCCGACCTTTTCAATAAACAAGGAATCCGCGCAACCGGCGTAGACCAAGTCGTCGCCGAGTCGCAAGTAGCGAAGATGACGCTGTATAACCATTTTCCATCCAAGGAAGAACTGGTCTTAGCCTATCTTATGAGACAGGATGAACAATGGCGGGAATGGTTCGAGCGTAACGTGAATAAGAGGGGATCAACTCCCGTAGAAAAACTGCTCGCCGTATTTGATGTGCTGGGCGAATGGTTTGTGGAACCGAACTTCAACGGGTGCGCTTTTATCAAGACGGCCTCGGAGTATGCAGAGCACTCCCACCCCTACTATGAGGCGGCGCAACAATATAAGACCTACTTACGGGTTTTCATCGCATCGCTAGTGAAGCAGGCTGGAGCTGCGAAGCCCGAAGCCTTAACGAACGGATTATATTTGCTCGTGGAAGGAGCCATTACGATTGCCATGCTGCAGACCGATCTTCATCCGGCACAGCATGCCCGCGAGACCGCTCAATTGCTAATTGAGCATCTGGTGTGA
- a CDS encoding tautomerase family protein, translating into MPIVTIQVTREGTAPDRQSVTAEEKAALIKGASELLLNVLNKPLDSTYVIIEEVEPENWGWGGLPALEYRRQRAAKTT; encoded by the coding sequence ATGCCTATCGTGACCATTCAGGTGACCCGTGAGGGCACCGCGCCGGACCGGCAGTCGGTTACAGCCGAAGAAAAGGCCGCGCTCATCAAGGGCGCCAGCGAGCTTTTGCTTAATGTGCTGAACAAGCCGCTTGACTCCACTTACGTCATTATCGAAGAGGTCGAGCCGGAGAATTGGGGATGGGGCGGGCTGCCCGCCCTGGAATACCGGCGGCAGCGCGCCGCCAAGACAACTTAA
- a CDS encoding SDR family NAD(P)-dependent oxidoreductase, with product MNVQEKVAGKVVVITGGSSGIGKATAIELVKQGANVVINGRREEALAEAAREIDPTGEHVHSVAGDIADPETAGRVIAEGLARFGRIDTLINNAGVFLAKPFTDYSEADFASVMSINVAGFFHVTQSAVTEMLKQGSGHIVNITTSLVDQPIAGVPAVLASLTV from the coding sequence ATGAATGTTCAAGAAAAGGTTGCAGGAAAAGTAGTCGTGATTACGGGCGGCAGCAGCGGGATCGGGAAAGCAACGGCGATTGAATTGGTAAAACAGGGAGCGAACGTCGTCATCAATGGCCGACGCGAAGAGGCGCTGGCTGAGGCTGCGAGGGAAATCGACCCTACCGGAGAACATGTGCACAGCGTAGCCGGCGATATTGCGGACCCTGAAACGGCTGGACGCGTTATCGCCGAAGGGTTGGCCCGCTTTGGACGTATCGACACGCTGATCAACAATGCCGGGGTCTTTTTGGCGAAACCGTTCACTGATTATTCCGAAGCGGACTTTGCCTCGGTGATGTCGATCAATGTCGCGGGCTTCTTTCATGTCACTCAGAGTGCGGTAACCGAGATGCTTAAGCAGGGCTCGGGCCACATCGTTAACATTACAACAAGCCTGGTTGACCAACCGATTGCTGGTGTGCCAGCCGTGCTCGCCTCCTTGACGGTCTGA
- a CDS encoding aldo/keto reductase, which produces MNNITDAVTLHNGVKMPRLGFGVYQVEDGRQVEQSVLSALRAGYRSIDTAEAYFNEDGVGRAIRASGVPREDLFVTTKVWNTNQGYETTLQAFENSRKRLGLEYIDLYLIHWPARGKYLEAWRAFEKLYREGYVRAIGVCNCHEQHLNAIMQNYETVPMVNQVELHPLLSQERLRAFCRDNGIQIEAWAPLIRGQLNIPLLWELGRKYGKTSAQIILRWDLQHGIVTIPKSVHDSRIRENADVFDFELTGEDMKAIDALNRNARWGPDPDNFNF; this is translated from the coding sequence ATGAACAACATTACGGATGCCGTAACGCTCCATAACGGCGTCAAAATGCCGCGGCTGGGGTTTGGCGTATATCAGGTTGAGGACGGAAGACAGGTGGAGCAGTCGGTGCTGTCCGCACTCCGCGCGGGCTATCGAAGCATCGATACGGCGGAAGCCTATTTTAATGAAGATGGAGTGGGAAGAGCGATTAGGGCAAGCGGCGTACCTCGGGAAGATTTATTCGTCACGACAAAAGTCTGGAATACCAATCAGGGTTACGAAACGACGCTTCAGGCGTTTGAGAACAGCAGAAAAAGACTCGGACTTGAGTACATCGATCTCTATCTGATCCACTGGCCCGCGAGAGGAAAGTATCTGGAAGCCTGGAGGGCTTTTGAAAAATTATACCGGGAGGGCTATGTTCGCGCCATTGGGGTGTGCAACTGCCATGAACAGCATTTAAACGCGATCATGCAAAATTACGAGACCGTGCCGATGGTCAATCAGGTGGAGCTGCATCCGCTGCTGTCGCAGGAAAGACTGCGCGCTTTTTGCCGGGACAACGGCATTCAAATTGAAGCCTGGGCCCCGCTGATCCGGGGGCAGTTAAATATCCCTCTGCTGTGGGAGCTGGGAAGAAAATACGGCAAGACGTCTGCGCAAATTATCCTCCGCTGGGATTTGCAGCACGGGATTGTGACCATTCCCAAGTCGGTTCATGACAGCCGGATTCGGGAGAATGCCGACGTTTTTGATTTTGAGCTTACCGGGGAAGATATGAAAGCAATCGATGCGCTGAACCGTAATGCCCGCTGGGGGCCGGACCCTGACAACTTCAACTTTTGA
- a CDS encoding AraC family transcriptional regulator, protein MNVQEMDSEVKEKQQELARCIDRLVQTDETHPTAIPSLRLIRTSTVSEPLHTVHEPSLCVIAQGSKFVALAQETFQYDPASYMIASVHLPVCGQIIQASEDTPFLGIQLGISTDQVLDIMKETSSAWRGKIHSGRGISVSKTKPLLLDAIIRLVRLLETPQDIPVLAPLIIHEILYRILQDEQGDLVRQFAVMGSHAQCVARVIQLIHSGYDQPLRIEDLAKEVNMSPSSLHQYFKKVTAMSPIQYQKQLRLQEARRLLFSESMDATHAAFKVGYESPSQFSREYTRMFGLPPKSDVKQLQDSLYQERP, encoded by the coding sequence ATGAACGTACAGGAGATGGATAGCGAGGTAAAAGAGAAGCAGCAGGAACTGGCGAGATGCATAGATCGGCTGGTGCAGACAGACGAAACGCATCCAACCGCCATTCCATCGCTGCGCCTGATCCGCACCTCGACCGTATCCGAGCCGCTGCATACCGTCCATGAGCCGTCATTATGCGTGATCGCGCAGGGATCGAAATTTGTTGCTCTGGCGCAGGAAACCTTTCAATACGATCCGGCATCCTATATGATCGCCTCCGTGCATCTCCCGGTGTGCGGCCAGATTATCCAGGCTTCCGAGGATACACCTTTTCTAGGCATCCAGCTTGGCATAAGCACCGATCAGGTGCTCGATATAATGAAAGAAACGAGCTCGGCATGGCGCGGGAAAATTCACTCCGGACGGGGAATTTCAGTCAGCAAAACCAAGCCGCTGCTGCTTGACGCTATTATAAGATTGGTTCGCCTGCTGGAAACGCCGCAGGATATCCCTGTGCTTGCGCCTCTGATCATCCATGAAATTCTGTATCGTATTCTGCAGGATGAACAGGGGGATCTCGTGAGACAGTTCGCCGTTATGGGCAGCCATGCGCAATGCGTGGCGAGAGTCATCCAGCTTATCCATTCCGGTTATGATCAACCTCTGCGGATTGAAGATTTGGCCAAAGAGGTCAACATGAGCCCCTCTTCGCTTCATCAGTATTTTAAAAAGGTTACAGCCATGAGTCCGATCCAATACCAGAAGCAGCTCCGATTGCAGGAAGCACGCCGCTTGCTCTTCTCCGAATCCATGGACGCAACGCACGCCGCCTTCAAAGTTGGATACGAAAGCCCTTCCCAGTTCAGCCGCGAGTACACGCGTATGTTCGGACTGCCTCCAAAAAGCGATGTCAAACAGCTCCAGGATTCGCTGTATCAGGAGCGACCTTGA
- a CDS encoding endonuclease I family protein, protein MTRMMQMLALELEAAREMHLTMTSERPYYDEMRDNELKNSYYSGGFTNKSELQQLLERTHDHRLPYKPYRYVYPWVDLQEDGQLKSLYSGRGMSPLEAIEADIRLLEAAGRPGKGADGKPSAPGDVPEEQPKTQQDGSETEAEDYVSLAGEIMLNCEHVVPQSWFGKQEPMRGDLHHLFACEPGCNSRRGNNPYYDFLDYSPEVSAQDVIAGCGKQEDGRFEPEYGKGIVARATLYFLLRYPGVIGSSHVDVTMLLEWHRSVPVTLYEQHRNLAVFELQGNRNPFIDIPEIAEQWAGSSGD, encoded by the coding sequence ATGACGCGAATGATGCAGATGCTGGCGCTTGAGCTGGAAGCGGCGAGGGAAATGCACCTGACGATGACCAGCGAACGTCCTTACTACGACGAAATGCGGGATAACGAGTTGAAGAATAGTTATTACAGCGGTGGCTTTACGAATAAAAGTGAACTCCAGCAGCTGCTGGAGCGGACTCATGACCACCGGCTGCCCTACAAGCCCTACCGCTATGTCTATCCGTGGGTCGATCTGCAGGAGGATGGACAGCTGAAAAGCCTGTATTCCGGCCGCGGCATGTCCCCGCTTGAAGCGATTGAAGCGGATATCCGGCTGCTTGAAGCGGCGGGCCGTCCGGGCAAGGGTGCGGACGGCAAGCCGTCGGCACCCGGCGATGTGCCGGAAGAGCAGCCCAAGACGCAGCAGGATGGTTCCGAAACGGAAGCGGAGGATTATGTGAGCCTGGCGGGAGAGATCATGCTGAACTGCGAGCATGTCGTACCGCAGTCCTGGTTTGGGAAGCAAGAGCCGATGCGGGGGGACCTACATCATCTGTTTGCCTGCGAGCCGGGCTGCAACAGTCGGCGCGGAAATAATCCGTATTATGATTTTTTGGATTATTCGCCGGAAGTGAGCGCACAGGATGTAATTGCAGGCTGCGGCAAGCAGGAGGACGGCCGATTTGAGCCTGAGTACGGCAAAGGCATTGTCGCCCGCGCAACCCTTTATTTCCTGCTGCGCTATCCCGGCGTTATCGGCAGCAGTCATGTGGATGTAACGATGCTGCTGGAATGGCACCGGTCTGTTCCGGTTACGCTCTACGAACAGCACCGGAATTTGGCTGTTTTCGAGCTGCAGGGCAACCGCAACCCGTTTATCGATATCCCGGAAATAGCGGAGCAGTGGGCGGGAAGCAGCGGTGACTAG